From Toxotes jaculatrix isolate fToxJac2 chromosome 1, fToxJac2.pri, whole genome shotgun sequence, a single genomic window includes:
- the tle3b gene encoding transducin-like enhancer protein 3-B isoform X5: MYPQGRHPAPHQPGQPGFKFTVAESCDRIKDEFQFLQAQYHSLKVEYDKLANEKTEMQRHYVMYYEMSYGLNIEMHKQTEIAKRLNAILAQIMPFLSQEHQQQVAQAVERAKQVTMTELNAIIGVRGLPNLPLTQQLQAQHLSHAAHGPPVQLPPHPSGLQPPGIPPVTGAGSGLLALGALGSQAHLPVKDEKNHHDLEHRGPSSFHLPLAIPLKERESSTNNSVSPSDSLRAASEKHRGSSDYGLDSKKRKVDDKDNRYDSDGDKSDDLVVDVSNEDPATPRVSPAHSPPENGLDKSRVLKKDAAPNSPASVASSGSTPSSKAKDHAHNDKSSTPSLKSNTPTPRNEAPTPGTSTTPGLRPLTMGKPPGMEALAAPALRTPLSIAGSYAGPFAMMGHHEMNGSLTSPSVYPGLISPQMSAAAAAAYGRSPIAGFDPHPHMRAPGLPASLTSISGGKPAYSFHVSADGQMQPVPFPPDALVGPGIPRHARQINTLSHGEVVCAVTISNPTRHVYTGGKGCVKIWDISQPGSKSPVSQLDCLNRDNYIRSCKLLPDGRTLIVGGEASTLTIWDLASQTPRIKAELTSSAPACYALAISPDAKVCFSCCSDGNIAVWDLHNQTLVRQFQGHTDGASCIDISHDGTKLWTGGLDNTVRSWDLREGRQLQQHDFTSQIFSLGYCPTGEWLAVGMESSNVEVLHHTKPDKYQLHLHESCVLSLKFAYCGKWFVSTGKDNLLNAWRTPYGASIFQSKESSSVLSCDISADDKYIVTGSGDKKATVYEVIY, translated from the exons ATGTATCCACAAGGCCGGCATCCG GCACCTCACCAGCCAGGACAGCCTGGCTTCAAGTTCACTGTGGCAGAGTCCTGCGACAGGATCAAAGACGAATTTCAGTTCCTGCAGGCCCAGTACCACAG TCTTAAAGTGGAGTACGATAAACTTGCCAATGAAAAAACAGAGATGCAGCGTCATTACGTCATG TACTATGAGATGTCCTATGGGCTCAACATTGAGATGCACAAACAG ACTGAGATCGCCAAACGTCTCAATGCAATTCTGGCTCAGATCATGCCATTTTTGTCACAAGAG CATCAACAGCAGGTGGCTCAGGCTGTTGAGCGGGCTAAGCAGGTGACAATGACTGAGCTGAATGCTATCATCGGGGTACGTGGACTTCCCAATCTGCCTCTCACT cagcagcttcaggctcagcaCCTCTCTCACGCAGCCCACGGACCCCCAGTCCAGCTGCCCCCACACCCCTCAGGCCTGCAGCCGCCCGGCATCCCCCCTGTGACAGGCGCTGGCTCCGGCCTGCTGGCTCTGGGTGCTCTTGGCAGCCAAGCCCACCTGCCTGTAAAGGATGAGAAGAACCACCATGACCTGGAGCACCGAG gCCCCTCATCTTTTCACTTGCCTCTGGCCATTCCTCTGAAAGAACGCGAGTCGAGCACG AACAACTCGGTGTCGCCATCAGACAGCCTGCGGGCAGCGAGTGAGAAGCACCGCGGCTCTTCAGATTATGGTCTTGACTCCAAGAAACGCAAAGTGGATGACAAAGACAACAGatat GACAGTGACGGAGACAAAAGCGACGACTTAGTGGTGGATGTTTCAAATGAG GATCCAGCCACCCCTCGAGTCAGCCCAGCTCACTCTCCTCCAGAAAATGGTCTGGATAAATCACGAGTCCTGAAGAAGGATGCTGCCCCCAATAGCCCTGCCTCTGTCGCCTCCTCGGGCAGCACACCGTCCTCCAAAGCAAAGGACCACGcccat AATGACAAGTCATCCACACCAAGCCTGAAGtccaacacacccacaccaaggAATGAGGCACCGACACCAGGAACTAGCACCACTCCAGGACTACGGCCTTTAACGATGGGCAAACCACCCGGTATGGAGGCTCTAG CTGCTCCTGCCCTGCGTACCCCACTGTCCATTGCGGGTTCCTATGCTGGCCCATTTGCTATGATGGGTCATCACGAGATGAACGGATCCCTGACCAGCCCGAGCGTTTATCCGGGTCTCATTTCACCGCAGATGAGTGCTGCAGCTGCCGCCGCCTATGGACGCTCGCCAATT GCGGGGTTTGACCCTCATCCTCACATGAGAGCTCCAGGCCTGCCAGCCAGCCTCACTTcaatttctggaggaaaacC AGCTTATTCTTTTCATGTGAGTGCAGATGGTCAGATGCAGCCCGTGCCCTTCCCTCCAGATGCGCTGGTAGGCCCGGGCATCCCACGCCACGCTCGCCAGATCAACACCCTGAGCCATGGGGAAGTGGTGTGCGCTGTCACCATCAGCAACCCCACACGTCACGTCTACACTGGCGGCAAGGGCTGCGTCAAGATCTGGGACATCAGCCAACCAGGCAGCAAGAGCCCAGTGTCCCAACTCGATTGCCTG AACAGAGACAATTACATCCGCTCCTGCAAGCTGTTGCCTGACGGCCGCACCCTAATAGTGGGTGGAGAAGCCAGCACGCTGACCATCTGGGATTTGGCCTCACAGACGCCCCGCATAAAGGCCGAGCTCACTTCCTCTGCTCCGGCCTGCTACGCACTGGCCATCAGCCCTGACGCCAAGGtctgtttctcctgctgttCAGATGGAAACATCGCTGTGTGGGACCTCCACAACCAAACCCTCGTAAG GCAGTTCCAGGGCCACACAGATGGAGCCAGCTGTATTGATATCTCCCACGATGGGACCAAACTGTGGACCGGAGGGCTCGACAACACTGTCCGCTCCTGGGACTTGAGAGAGGGACGACAGCTTCAGCAACACGACTTTACCTCACAG ATCTTCTCGCTGGGCTACTGTCCCACTGGAGAATGGCTGGCTGTCGGCATGGAGAGCAGCAATGTGGAGGTGCTTCACCACACCAAGCCTGACAAGTACCAGCTGCACCTGCACGAAAGCTGTGTCCTCTCACTCAAGTTCGCCTACTGTG GTAAATGGTTTGTGAGCACAGGGAAGGACAATCTGCTGAATGCATGGAGGACTCCTTATGGTGCCAGCATATTCCAG TCAAAGGAGTCATCCTCCGTCCTGAGCTGTGACATCTCAGCAGATGACAAATACATTGTGACAGGATCCGGTGACAAGAAGGCCACAGTCTACGAGGTCATCTACTAA
- the tle3b gene encoding transducin-like enhancer protein 3-B isoform X4 has protein sequence MYPQGRHPAPHQPGQPGFKFTVAESCDRIKDEFQFLQAQYHSLKVEYDKLANEKTEMQRHYVMYYEMSYGLNIEMHKQTEIAKRLNAILAQIMPFLSQEHQQQVAQAVERAKQVTMTELNAIIGVRGLPNLPLTQQQPPHSVYPAVMQQQLQAQHLSHAAHGPPVQLPPHPSGLQPPGIPPVTGAGSGLLALGALGSQAHLPVKDEKNHHDLEHRERESSTNNSVSPSDSLRAASEKHRGSSDYGLDSKKRKVDDKDNRYDSDGDKSDDLVVDVSNEDPATPRVSPAHSPPENGLDKSRVLKKDAAPNSPASVASSGSTPSSKAKDHAHNDKSSTPSLKSNTPTPRNEAPTPGTSTTPGLRPLTMGKPPGMEALAAPALRTPLSIAGSYAGPFAMMGHHEMNGSLTSPSVYPGLISPQMSAAAAAAYGRSPIAGFDPHPHMRAPGLPASLTSISGGKPAYSFHVSADGQMQPVPFPPDALVGPGIPRHARQINTLSHGEVVCAVTISNPTRHVYTGGKGCVKIWDISQPGSKSPVSQLDCLNRDNYIRSCKLLPDGRTLIVGGEASTLTIWDLASQTPRIKAELTSSAPACYALAISPDAKVCFSCCSDGNIAVWDLHNQTLVRQFQGHTDGASCIDISHDGTKLWTGGLDNTVRSWDLREGRQLQQHDFTSQIFSLGYCPTGEWLAVGMESSNVEVLHHTKPDKYQLHLHESCVLSLKFAYCGKWFVSTGKDNLLNAWRTPYGASIFQSKESSSVLSCDISADDKYIVTGSGDKKATVYEVIY, from the exons ATGTATCCACAAGGCCGGCATCCG GCACCTCACCAGCCAGGACAGCCTGGCTTCAAGTTCACTGTGGCAGAGTCCTGCGACAGGATCAAAGACGAATTTCAGTTCCTGCAGGCCCAGTACCACAG TCTTAAAGTGGAGTACGATAAACTTGCCAATGAAAAAACAGAGATGCAGCGTCATTACGTCATG TACTATGAGATGTCCTATGGGCTCAACATTGAGATGCACAAACAG ACTGAGATCGCCAAACGTCTCAATGCAATTCTGGCTCAGATCATGCCATTTTTGTCACAAGAG CATCAACAGCAGGTGGCTCAGGCTGTTGAGCGGGCTAAGCAGGTGACAATGACTGAGCTGAATGCTATCATCGGGGTACGTGGACTTCCCAATCTGCCTCTCACT cagcagcagccacctcATAGTGTCTACCCAGCCGTCATG cagcagcagcttcaggctcagcaCCTCTCTCACGCAGCCCACGGACCCCCAGTCCAGCTGCCCCCACACCCCTCAGGCCTGCAGCCGCCCGGCATCCCCCCTGTGACAGGCGCTGGCTCCGGCCTGCTGGCTCTGGGTGCTCTTGGCAGCCAAGCCCACCTGCCTGTAAAGGATGAGAAGAACCACCATGACCTGGAGCACCGAG AACGCGAGTCGAGCACG AACAACTCGGTGTCGCCATCAGACAGCCTGCGGGCAGCGAGTGAGAAGCACCGCGGCTCTTCAGATTATGGTCTTGACTCCAAGAAACGCAAAGTGGATGACAAAGACAACAGatat GACAGTGACGGAGACAAAAGCGACGACTTAGTGGTGGATGTTTCAAATGAG GATCCAGCCACCCCTCGAGTCAGCCCAGCTCACTCTCCTCCAGAAAATGGTCTGGATAAATCACGAGTCCTGAAGAAGGATGCTGCCCCCAATAGCCCTGCCTCTGTCGCCTCCTCGGGCAGCACACCGTCCTCCAAAGCAAAGGACCACGcccat AATGACAAGTCATCCACACCAAGCCTGAAGtccaacacacccacaccaaggAATGAGGCACCGACACCAGGAACTAGCACCACTCCAGGACTACGGCCTTTAACGATGGGCAAACCACCCGGTATGGAGGCTCTAG CTGCTCCTGCCCTGCGTACCCCACTGTCCATTGCGGGTTCCTATGCTGGCCCATTTGCTATGATGGGTCATCACGAGATGAACGGATCCCTGACCAGCCCGAGCGTTTATCCGGGTCTCATTTCACCGCAGATGAGTGCTGCAGCTGCCGCCGCCTATGGACGCTCGCCAATT GCGGGGTTTGACCCTCATCCTCACATGAGAGCTCCAGGCCTGCCAGCCAGCCTCACTTcaatttctggaggaaaacC AGCTTATTCTTTTCATGTGAGTGCAGATGGTCAGATGCAGCCCGTGCCCTTCCCTCCAGATGCGCTGGTAGGCCCGGGCATCCCACGCCACGCTCGCCAGATCAACACCCTGAGCCATGGGGAAGTGGTGTGCGCTGTCACCATCAGCAACCCCACACGTCACGTCTACACTGGCGGCAAGGGCTGCGTCAAGATCTGGGACATCAGCCAACCAGGCAGCAAGAGCCCAGTGTCCCAACTCGATTGCCTG AACAGAGACAATTACATCCGCTCCTGCAAGCTGTTGCCTGACGGCCGCACCCTAATAGTGGGTGGAGAAGCCAGCACGCTGACCATCTGGGATTTGGCCTCACAGACGCCCCGCATAAAGGCCGAGCTCACTTCCTCTGCTCCGGCCTGCTACGCACTGGCCATCAGCCCTGACGCCAAGGtctgtttctcctgctgttCAGATGGAAACATCGCTGTGTGGGACCTCCACAACCAAACCCTCGTAAG GCAGTTCCAGGGCCACACAGATGGAGCCAGCTGTATTGATATCTCCCACGATGGGACCAAACTGTGGACCGGAGGGCTCGACAACACTGTCCGCTCCTGGGACTTGAGAGAGGGACGACAGCTTCAGCAACACGACTTTACCTCACAG ATCTTCTCGCTGGGCTACTGTCCCACTGGAGAATGGCTGGCTGTCGGCATGGAGAGCAGCAATGTGGAGGTGCTTCACCACACCAAGCCTGACAAGTACCAGCTGCACCTGCACGAAAGCTGTGTCCTCTCACTCAAGTTCGCCTACTGTG GTAAATGGTTTGTGAGCACAGGGAAGGACAATCTGCTGAATGCATGGAGGACTCCTTATGGTGCCAGCATATTCCAG TCAAAGGAGTCATCCTCCGTCCTGAGCTGTGACATCTCAGCAGATGACAAATACATTGTGACAGGATCCGGTGACAAGAAGGCCACAGTCTACGAGGTCATCTACTAA